Proteins encoded together in one Streptomyces sp. TLI_171 window:
- a CDS encoding DoxX family protein — translation MTSLHRKDLGLLALRGVVGGVLFAHGTQKLFGWFGGGGLEGTGQAMEHMGFTPGERSALAAGLGEAGGGTLLALGLATPAAGSIVAGTMAGAISVHAPAGFFAHGGGYEYPALLGACGLALGISGAGRYSLDAALGHRLARPWMGVLAFAASALGAAAVVSRRQDEVRRREARAADEAARENGTGLS, via the coding sequence ATGACCAGTCTGCACCGCAAGGATCTCGGTCTGCTGGCACTGCGCGGAGTCGTCGGCGGTGTCCTGTTCGCGCACGGGACGCAGAAGCTGTTCGGCTGGTTCGGCGGCGGCGGCCTGGAGGGCACCGGGCAGGCGATGGAGCACATGGGCTTCACGCCGGGCGAGCGCAGCGCCCTGGCCGCCGGGCTGGGCGAGGCCGGCGGCGGCACCCTGCTCGCGCTGGGCCTGGCCACCCCGGCGGCCGGCTCGATCGTCGCCGGGACGATGGCCGGCGCGATCTCGGTGCACGCCCCCGCGGGCTTCTTCGCGCACGGCGGCGGCTACGAGTACCCGGCGCTGCTGGGCGCCTGCGGGCTGGCGCTGGGGATCTCCGGCGCGGGCCGCTACTCGCTGGACGCCGCGCTCGGGCACCGGCTGGCCCGCCCGTGGATGGGCGTGCTGGCCTTCGCGGCGAGCGCGCTGGGCGCCGCCGCGGTGGTGAGCCGCCGTCAGGACGAGGTGCGCAGGCGGGAGGCGCGGGCCGCCGACGAGGCGGCCCGCGAGAACGGCACCGGGCTCTCCTGA
- a CDS encoding barstar family protein codes for MPTAPQPPEYVLHGEKVTDEDAFWAELGRAVRAPDGYYGRNLDALADCLRGGFGPEPPFALRWQQALVSAQALTRRVTGPDEEERSYFDAILDVLRQGGVTVRLR; via the coding sequence ATGCCCACCGCACCGCAGCCGCCCGAGTACGTCCTGCACGGTGAGAAGGTCACCGACGAGGACGCCTTCTGGGCCGAACTCGGCCGCGCCGTCCGGGCCCCCGACGGCTACTACGGCCGCAACCTGGACGCCCTGGCGGACTGCCTGCGCGGCGGCTTCGGCCCCGAGCCGCCGTTCGCGCTGCGCTGGCAGCAGGCGCTGGTCTCCGCGCAGGCGCTGACCCGCCGGGTCACCGGCCCCGACGAGGAGGAGCGCTCGTACTTCGACGCGATCCTCGACGTGCTCCGCCAGGGTGGCGTCACCGTCCGGCTACGCTGA
- a CDS encoding MarC family protein: MSAINLSTVFVTFFAVVGPPKVLLAFAQLSQTRTPAELRRLTLISSLVAAVVGLALAYSADFMASLFHISDQSLQIAGGVIFFIYAVALVLGIHLGGGKDEGHLANPLADGIRELLLPFVASPLAITALLVESLTRDTFGWHSTVGAMYVAVIAVDCASVLLLAPLLRVSRRTSLEVVSRLLGLLLAAVGVEMFLYGLESLGVHLAESQNGY; the protein is encoded by the coding sequence ATGTCGGCGATCAACCTGAGCACCGTCTTCGTCACCTTCTTCGCCGTGGTCGGCCCGCCCAAGGTCCTGCTGGCCTTCGCCCAGCTCAGCCAGACCCGCACCCCGGCCGAGCTGCGCAGACTGACCCTGATCTCCTCGCTGGTCGCGGCCGTGGTCGGCCTGGCGCTGGCCTACAGCGCCGACTTCATGGCGTCGCTGTTCCACATCTCCGACCAGTCGCTGCAGATCGCCGGCGGGGTGATCTTCTTCATCTACGCGGTCGCGCTGGTGCTGGGGATCCACCTCGGCGGCGGCAAGGACGAGGGCCACCTGGCCAACCCGCTGGCCGACGGCATCCGCGAGCTGCTGCTGCCGTTCGTGGCCAGCCCGCTGGCGATCACCGCGCTGCTGGTCGAGTCGCTGACCCGGGACACCTTCGGCTGGCACTCCACGGTCGGCGCCATGTACGTCGCGGTGATCGCCGTGGACTGCGCCAGCGTGCTGCTGCTCGCCCCGCTGCTGCGGGTCAGCCGGCGCACCTCGCTGGAGGTGGTGTCGCGGCTGCTGGGGCTGCTGCTGGCCGCGGTCGGGGTGGAGATGTTCCTGTACGGGCTGGAGAGCCTCGGCGTGCACCTCGCCGAGTCGCAGAACGGGTACTGA
- a CDS encoding DHA2 family efflux MFS transporter permease subunit: MIRHARTAPAAAPPDSDRIDPAVRRLALTVVVGALAVVFDTTVVTVALGDLAAGLHAPLATVQWVSTGYLLAVFTAIPLAGWAQARLGGKRLWIAALGTFLLGSVLCALARSAPALICFRIVQGLGGGIMMPLMATLVIQAARGRALGRVMAAVTLPTALGPILGPVLGGLILSLADWRWIFLVNLPFCAAGAWLAHRNLPDDRPAPDAPRPRPDVLGLLLLPPGTAAVLYGLSRVGTGHVLLPLLTGLALLAAFTARALLRPGALVDLRLLRHRPLASAAGLGFLAGAVLYGAMLLLPLYWQQQRGQDALGAGLALIPQGVGALLARTRAGALTDRLGPRPVALAGFALTAAATVPFALGVSNGLLLGAALVVRGLGLAAAMIPLGSAGYLGLRRAEIPDASIITRVAQQVGGSVGTALLAVVLQHGAFGTAFAWSAALTASAVPLCLLLPPRPAA, from the coding sequence GTGATCCGGCACGCCCGAACGGCGCCCGCCGCCGCCCCGCCCGACTCCGACCGCATCGACCCCGCCGTCCGCCGCCTCGCCCTCACCGTGGTGGTCGGCGCCCTCGCGGTGGTCTTCGACACCACCGTCGTCACCGTCGCCCTCGGCGACCTGGCCGCCGGCCTGCACGCGCCGCTGGCCACCGTCCAGTGGGTCAGCACCGGCTACCTGCTGGCCGTGTTCACCGCCATCCCGCTGGCCGGCTGGGCCCAGGCCAGGCTGGGCGGCAAGCGGCTGTGGATCGCCGCCCTCGGCACCTTCCTGCTCGGCTCGGTGCTCTGCGCGCTGGCCCGCAGCGCCCCCGCGCTGATCTGCTTCCGGATCGTCCAGGGCCTCGGCGGCGGCATCATGATGCCGCTGATGGCCACCCTGGTGATCCAGGCCGCCCGCGGCCGCGCGCTCGGCCGGGTGATGGCCGCCGTCACCCTTCCCACCGCCCTCGGCCCGATCCTCGGCCCCGTCCTCGGCGGCCTGATCCTGAGCCTCGCCGACTGGCGCTGGATCTTCCTGGTCAACCTCCCGTTCTGCGCCGCCGGCGCCTGGCTCGCCCACCGCAACCTGCCCGACGACCGCCCCGCCCCCGACGCCCCGCGCCCCCGCCCGGACGTCCTCGGCCTGCTGCTGCTCCCGCCCGGCACCGCCGCCGTCCTGTACGGCCTCTCCCGGGTCGGCACCGGCCACGTGCTGCTGCCGCTGCTCACCGGCCTCGCCCTGCTGGCCGCCTTCACCGCCCGCGCCCTGCTGCGCCCCGGCGCCCTGGTCGACCTGCGGCTGCTGCGCCACCGCCCGCTGGCCTCGGCCGCCGGACTCGGCTTCCTGGCCGGCGCCGTGCTGTACGGGGCGATGCTGCTGCTGCCGCTGTACTGGCAGCAGCAGCGCGGGCAGGACGCGCTCGGCGCGGGCCTGGCGCTGATCCCGCAGGGCGTCGGCGCGCTGCTGGCCCGCACCCGGGCCGGGGCGCTCACCGACCGGCTGGGCCCGCGCCCGGTGGCCCTGGCCGGTTTCGCGCTGACCGCCGCGGCCACCGTGCCGTTCGCGCTCGGCGTCTCGAACGGGCTGCTGCTCGGGGCGGCGCTGGTGGTCCGCGGCCTGGGCCTGGCGGCGGCGATGATCCCGCTGGGCAGCGCCGGGTACCTGGGCCTGCGGCGCGCCGAGATCCCGGACGCCAGCATCATCACCCGGGTCGCCCAGCAGGTCGGCGGCTCGGTCGGCACCGCCCTGCTGGCCGTGGTCCTGCAGCACGGCGCCTTCGGCACGGCCTTCGCCTGGTCCGCGGCGCTCACCGCGTCGGCCGTTCCGCTCTGCCTGCTGCTGCCCCCGCGGCCGGCCGCCTGA
- a CDS encoding TetR/AcrR family transcriptional regulator has translation MAERRRGAALEQALLDAAWAELTEHGYAGFTMDAVVKRAGTSPPVLYRRWPDRDALARAAIAHVLERARLEVPDTGSLREDVLALLRAINATRVELVALMSVQLAGYQRATGTAPAELLAAGGPDGTEAIFERAVARGEARPEKLSPRIRALPFDLLRQELLTTHAPVPDDVLAEIVDTVFLPLVR, from the coding sequence ATGGCCGAGCGGCGCCGCGGCGCGGCCCTGGAGCAGGCCCTGCTGGACGCGGCCTGGGCGGAACTCACCGAGCACGGCTACGCCGGCTTCACCATGGACGCCGTGGTCAAGCGGGCCGGCACCAGCCCGCCGGTGCTCTACCGCCGCTGGCCCGACCGGGACGCGCTGGCCCGGGCCGCCATCGCGCACGTGCTGGAGCGCGCCCGGCTGGAGGTGCCCGACACGGGCAGCCTGCGCGAGGACGTGCTCGCCCTGCTCCGGGCCATCAACGCCACCCGGGTCGAACTGGTCGCCCTGATGAGCGTCCAACTCGCCGGATACCAGCGGGCGACCGGCACCGCCCCCGCCGAACTGCTCGCCGCCGGCGGACCCGACGGCACCGAGGCGATCTTCGAACGCGCCGTCGCCCGCGGCGAGGCCCGCCCCGAGAAGCTCAGCCCGCGGATCCGCGCCCTGCCCTTCGACCTGCTGCGCCAGGAGCTGCTGACCACGCACGCCCCGGTGCCCGACGACGTGCTCGCGGAGATCGTCGACACCGTGTTCCTGCCGCTGGTGCGCTGA
- a CDS encoding Lrp/AsnC family transcriptional regulator, whose amino-acid sequence MDAVDRLLLAELQADARLSFNELSRRVNLSPPAVAERVRRLEADGVITGYHAHLAPAKAGAAVMALVTVQCYGVRCVLRDPEVASWPEVFQLHRVTGGACCVLLVGVPDMAAFERLTDRLGGYGQPTSSMILSSPVPWRPLTP is encoded by the coding sequence ATGGACGCCGTGGACCGCCTGCTGCTGGCCGAGCTGCAGGCCGACGCCCGGCTGTCGTTCAACGAGCTGTCCCGCCGGGTGAACCTGTCGCCGCCGGCGGTCGCCGAGCGGGTGCGGCGGCTGGAGGCGGACGGCGTGATCACCGGCTACCACGCGCACCTCGCCCCGGCGAAGGCCGGGGCGGCGGTGATGGCGCTGGTCACGGTGCAGTGCTACGGGGTGCGGTGCGTGCTGCGGGACCCGGAGGTGGCGTCCTGGCCGGAGGTGTTCCAGCTGCACCGGGTGACCGGCGGGGCGTGCTGCGTGCTGCTGGTCGGGGTGCCGGACATGGCGGCGTTCGAGCGGCTGACCGACCGGCTGGGCGGCTACGGGCAGCCGACCAGTTCGATGATCCTCTCCAGCCCGGTGCCCTGGCGGCCGCTGACGCCCTGA
- a CDS encoding tryptophan 2,3-dioxygenase yields MTGEAHRPNLRFRPEQEQPGASTPYARYVHLAELHALQQPRSKEPAEYSFIVTTQVMELLFDLLHHEWTAARAALREDDLAAAIAALRRGHHVQDVLVSSWDLLATMTAAEFNAFRPVLGEASGFQSSAFLRLEFLLGNKSEGLLTMYQDSPAEYDDLFSALRTPSLYDEALAVLARRGQTVPEVPVTARHRHDAAVEDAWRAVYTDPQLADLAGLGEALLDTAERVTRWRQRHLSSVKRTMGAKPGTGGSSGLSWLKQSADQDVFPELWTVRNAL; encoded by the coding sequence ATGACCGGGGAAGCCCACCGGCCCAACCTGCGGTTCAGGCCCGAACAGGAACAACCCGGCGCGTCCACCCCGTACGCCCGCTACGTGCACCTGGCCGAACTGCACGCACTCCAGCAGCCCCGCAGCAAGGAGCCCGCCGAGTACTCGTTCATCGTCACCACCCAGGTGATGGAGCTGCTGTTCGACCTGCTGCACCACGAGTGGACGGCCGCCCGCGCCGCGCTGCGCGAGGACGACCTGGCCGCCGCGATCGCCGCGCTGCGCCGCGGCCACCACGTGCAGGACGTCCTGGTCTCCTCCTGGGACCTGCTGGCCACCATGACCGCCGCCGAGTTCAACGCCTTCCGCCCGGTCCTCGGCGAGGCCTCCGGCTTCCAGTCCTCGGCGTTCCTGCGCCTGGAGTTCCTGCTCGGCAACAAGAGCGAGGGACTGCTGACGATGTACCAGGACTCCCCCGCCGAGTACGACGACCTGTTCTCCGCCCTGCGCACCCCCAGCCTGTACGACGAGGCGCTGGCCGTGCTCGCCCGCCGCGGGCAGACCGTACCCGAGGTCCCGGTCACCGCCCGGCACCGCCACGACGCGGCCGTCGAGGACGCCTGGCGGGCCGTGTACACCGATCCGCAGCTGGCCGACCTGGCCGGGCTCGGCGAGGCCCTGCTGGACACCGCCGAGCGCGTCACCCGGTGGCGGCAGCGGCACCTGTCCTCCGTGAAGCGCACCATGGGCGCCAAGCCCGGCACCGGCGGCTCCAGCGGCCTCAGCTGGCTCAAGCAGTCCGCCGACCAGGACGTCTTCCCCGAACTGTGGACCGTCAGGAACGCCCTGTGA
- the kynU gene encoding kynureninase, which yields MTPTREDCAARDAADTLHALRAEFTLPEGVLYLDGNSLGALPRRTPGHLAAVVEGEWGTGLIRSWNDAGWFHQPGRLGDRLGAHLLGAAPGQLVVCDSTSVNLFKVLGAALRLRQGRTALLAERHAFPTDLYIADGLTGLYPGTRPVLLDSAAQLDAALDADTAVVLLSHVDYRTGELLDMAAVTARIHAAGALAVWDLCHTAGALPIELDAAGVDFAVGCGYKYLNGGPGAPAFLYAAERHHAAARQPLTGWFGHARQFDFEPGYRPAEGITRFLTGTPPILGLAALEASLDVWELADPAAVRAKSLELTDLFLELTEDLDVEPVTPREPALRGSQVALRHPDGYAIVQALIARGVIGDFRAPDLMRFGFTPLYLSRVDVHDAATALREVLTSGEWRAERFARRGDVT from the coding sequence GTGACCCCCACCCGCGAGGACTGCGCGGCCCGCGACGCCGCCGACACCCTGCACGCCCTGCGCGCCGAGTTCACCCTCCCCGAGGGCGTGCTCTACCTCGACGGGAACTCGCTCGGCGCGCTCCCCCGACGCACTCCCGGCCACCTCGCCGCGGTGGTCGAGGGCGAGTGGGGAACCGGCCTGATCCGCTCCTGGAACGACGCCGGCTGGTTCCACCAGCCCGGCCGGCTCGGCGACCGCCTCGGCGCGCACCTGCTCGGCGCCGCCCCCGGACAGCTGGTGGTCTGCGACTCCACCTCGGTCAACCTGTTCAAGGTCCTCGGCGCGGCCCTGCGGCTGCGCCAAGGCCGCACCGCGCTGCTCGCCGAACGGCACGCCTTCCCCACGGACCTGTACATCGCCGACGGCCTGACCGGGCTGTACCCCGGCACCCGGCCGGTGCTGCTCGACAGCGCCGCGCAGCTGGACGCCGCGCTCGACGCCGACACCGCCGTCGTGCTGCTCTCGCACGTCGACTACCGCACCGGCGAACTGCTCGACATGGCCGCCGTCACCGCCCGCATCCACGCCGCCGGGGCCCTCGCGGTCTGGGACCTGTGCCACACCGCCGGCGCACTGCCGATCGAACTCGACGCCGCCGGCGTGGACTTCGCCGTCGGCTGCGGCTACAAGTACCTCAACGGCGGCCCCGGCGCGCCCGCCTTCCTGTACGCCGCCGAGCGCCACCACGCCGCCGCCCGGCAGCCGCTGACCGGCTGGTTCGGCCACGCCCGCCAGTTCGACTTCGAGCCCGGCTACCGGCCCGCCGAGGGGATCACCCGCTTCCTCACCGGCACCCCGCCGATCCTCGGCCTCGCCGCGCTGGAGGCCTCGCTCGACGTCTGGGAGCTCGCCGACCCCGCCGCCGTGCGCGCCAAGAGCCTCGAACTCACCGATCTGTTCCTCGAGTTGACCGAGGACCTGGACGTGGAACCGGTGACCCCGCGGGAGCCCGCGCTGCGCGGCAGCCAGGTCGCTCTGCGCCACCCCGACGGGTACGCGATCGTCCAGGCGCTGATCGCCCGCGGCGTGATCGGCGACTTCCGCGCCCCCGACCTGATGCGCTTCGGCTTCACCCCGCTCTACCTGTCCCGCGTCGACGTGCACGACGCGGCCACCGCCCTGCGCGAGGTCCTGACCAGCGGCGAGTGGCGCGCGGAGCGCTTCGCCCGCCGTGGTGACGTCACCTGA